One segment of Gemmatimonadota bacterium DNA contains the following:
- a CDS encoding LptF/LptG family permease, with product MKRRFVKPLDKYVFTEFLKILAATTLGFPILVTVVDITEKLDKYLARKLTLAHIMEAYVYNVPYTMGLVLPAAVLFATVFAIGGFTRHSEITAAKASGISFHRFIAPIAFGSAIATVLGLLLAIVTPDANRTRDELLGEKRADMESRFNFTFAAEAKEARTYTITNADRNRGLLEGVTIERKGTGEAYPSYVISGRIANYSKRRQNWTLHQGALHIFGDDSSNFTMAFDSLRDQHFKELPAYLMSNPRAPDEMGFAELKNYIKAMERSGGDVKQLRVERMLKIAIPVTCMIIMIFGAPLATSNQRGGAAYGIGVSLAVTVVFLMSVQLTQAIGAKGIVMPELAAWIPCIIFGVAGTVLLARVRT from the coding sequence ATGAAACGCCGCTTCGTCAAGCCGCTCGACAAATACGTCTTCACCGAGTTCCTGAAGATTCTCGCCGCCACGACGCTCGGCTTTCCGATTCTCGTGACGGTGGTGGACATCACCGAGAAGCTCGACAAGTACCTCGCCCGCAAGCTCACGCTCGCGCACATCATGGAAGCGTACGTGTACAACGTGCCGTACACGATGGGGCTCGTGCTCCCCGCCGCCGTGCTCTTTGCGACCGTGTTTGCGATTGGCGGCTTCACGCGCCATTCGGAGATCACGGCGGCCAAGGCGAGCGGCATCAGCTTTCACCGGTTCATCGCGCCCATCGCCTTTGGATCGGCGATCGCCACGGTACTCGGCCTGCTACTCGCTATTGTGACGCCCGATGCCAACCGGACGCGCGACGAACTCCTCGGCGAAAAACGCGCCGACATGGAAAGCCGCTTCAACTTTACCTTTGCTGCCGAAGCCAAGGAAGCGCGAACGTACACCATTACCAACGCCGACCGGAATCGTGGGCTCCTCGAAGGAGTAACCATCGAACGAAAGGGAACCGGCGAGGCCTATCCCTCGTACGTCATTAGTGGCCGCATCGCGAACTACTCCAAGCGGCGCCAGAACTGGACGCTGCATCAGGGCGCGCTGCACATCTTTGGCGACGATTCCTCGAACTTCACGATGGCCTTCGACTCTCTGCGCGATCAACATTTCAAGGAACTCCCCGCGTACTTGATGTCGAATCCGCGCGCCCCAGACGAAATGGGGTTCGCGGAGCTCAAGAATTACATCAAGGCCATGGAGCGCTCCGGCGGCGACGTGAAGCAACTGCGCGTCGAGCGCATGCTCAAGATCGCGATTCCCGTGACGTGCATGATCATCATGATCTTCGGCGCACCGCTGGCCACCAGCAATCAGCGTGGCGGAGCGGCGTACGGCATCGGCGTGAGCCTCGCCGTCACGGTGGTGTTCCTCATGTCGGTTCAGCTCACACAGGCCATTGGCGCCAAGGGAATCGTGATGCCTGAACTGGCGGCGTGGATTCCGTGCATCATCTTCGGGGTGGCGGGCACCGTGCTTCTCGCCCGCGTGCGCACGTGA
- a CDS encoding ABC transporter permease — protein sequence MTYRETETFPVFQRGGIHFFRRMSKFSLGFLSGVGQRVLFLRELWRALSEPKTYLPHVIPQMRAIGVDSVPLTIMVAAFIGGVISLQIRYQLFPGIQLSIVGLSVRQIVILETGPLLTGLVLAGRVGAKMTAEIGTMRVTEQIDALETLAYDPVAFLIVPRIIAAVLMLPILAIIADLFGVFAGMGAAVFLTDVQMSQFLDGVRLGFDQFQVTYSLIKATLFGAAIAYLCTYEGYVTEAGAEGVGKSTAKAVVISSVWILVLDAFTAVLLAPYLQ from the coding sequence GTGACCTACCGCGAGACCGAGACCTTCCCCGTGTTCCAACGCGGGGGCATCCACTTCTTTCGCCGGATGTCGAAGTTCTCGCTGGGCTTTCTCTCCGGCGTTGGCCAGCGCGTGCTGTTCCTGCGCGAGCTGTGGCGCGCGCTGTCAGAGCCAAAAACATATTTGCCGCACGTCATTCCGCAGATGCGCGCGATCGGCGTGGATTCCGTGCCGCTCACGATCATGGTGGCGGCGTTCATTGGCGGCGTGATTTCGCTGCAGATTCGCTATCAGCTCTTCCCTGGCATTCAGCTGTCGATCGTTGGCCTCTCGGTGCGACAGATCGTCATTCTCGAGACCGGCCCACTGCTCACCGGACTCGTGCTCGCGGGGCGCGTCGGCGCCAAGATGACCGCGGAAATCGGCACGATGCGCGTCACGGAGCAGATTGACGCCCTCGAGACGTTGGCCTACGACCCCGTCGCATTCCTGATTGTGCCGCGCATTATCGCCGCCGTGTTGATGCTCCCGATTCTCGCGATTATTGCCGACCTGTTTGGTGTCTTTGCCGGCATGGGCGCCGCCGTATTTCTCACGGACGTCCAGATGTCGCAGTTCCTCGATGGTGTTCGACTAGGGTTCGACCAGTTCCAGGTGACATACAGCCTGATCAAAGCCACACTATTTGGCGCCGCCATCGCGTACCTCTGTACCTATGAGGGTTACGTGACCGAGGCCGGCGCCGAGGGCGTTGGCAAGAGCACGGCCAAGGCGGTCGTGATCTCGTCCGTGTGGATTCTCGTTCTCGATGCCTTTACCGCCGTTCTCCTCGCACCGTACCTGCAGTAA
- a CDS encoding MlaD family protein: MKRRDEVLVGLTATVAIIALMIGSLWLARGGLQKGYPLFAKFTWGAGLKEGQPVLLAGVNVGYVESVDLRSDGLLIVKMRVRSNYHVPVGSTATIEPNGFFGDQLVALHPTRPNPKTFQPNDTLLSGRPTPLLGDVLARLDTVMGHVSVLTQGLRKELVDKNGLADIHQTVTNASALLDQLSAVAKRQNEELSRTQAALRRVVNAVDSVKVDSTIKALAGAATSVKSLASDLRETTGKLNVTLAKLNDGDGSASKLLNDPKLYNDVRSLVTRLDSLTAEFKANPRKFIKLSIF, translated from the coding sequence ATGAAACGACGCGACGAAGTACTCGTAGGCTTGACCGCGACCGTGGCGATTATCGCGCTGATGATCGGCTCCCTCTGGCTCGCCCGTGGCGGACTCCAAAAGGGGTATCCGCTGTTTGCCAAGTTCACCTGGGGCGCCGGCCTCAAAGAAGGACAGCCGGTGCTGCTGGCGGGCGTGAACGTGGGCTACGTGGAGTCGGTGGATCTCCGGTCAGACGGTCTGCTCATTGTGAAGATGCGCGTGCGCTCCAACTACCACGTGCCCGTGGGCTCCACGGCGACCATCGAGCCCAACGGCTTCTTTGGAGACCAGCTCGTGGCGCTGCACCCAACGCGTCCCAATCCGAAAACCTTCCAGCCCAATGACACGCTGCTCTCGGGCCGCCCCACGCCGCTCCTCGGCGACGTCCTGGCTCGCCTCGATACCGTGATGGGCCATGTGTCCGTGCTCACGCAGGGGCTCCGCAAGGAGCTTGTGGACAAGAACGGACTGGCCGACATCCACCAGACGGTCACCAACGCGTCCGCACTCCTCGACCAGCTCTCCGCCGTTGCCAAGCGCCAGAACGAGGAGCTCAGCCGCACGCAGGCCGCGCTTCGTCGCGTGGTCAATGCCGTGGATTCCGTGAAGGTGGATTCCACCATCAAGGCGCTGGCTGGCGCAGCCACGAGCGTCAAATCGCTGGCCTCCGATCTGCGTGAGACCACCGGCAAACTCAACGTCACGCTCGCCAAGCTCAACGACGGCGATGGCTCGGCGTCGAAGCTCCTCAACGACCCCAAGCTCTACAACGATGTGCGCTCGCTGGTCACGCGGCTCGATTCGCTGACGGCGGAGTTCAAGGCGAACCCGCGGAAGTTCATTAAGCTGAGCATCTTCTAG
- a CDS encoding TonB-dependent receptor yields the protein MVKFRWNALLVALVAVATFATSVSAQVTTGTIAGRVTDATGNPVDAAQVQVTNKETGIVRGSATSPDGRYVVLGLEVGAGYAVTVRRIGFSPVTRGDQTVTVGQTTRVDISLKAQAALLTEVNVVVTADAVITQSKTGVGTTITDSAMRRLPTLNRNFTDFVTLTPQVSSSGPGLSGAGANNRYNNIQIDGSTEKDMFGLGSTGQPGGQAGGKSIGIESVKQYQVLLSPYDVRYGNFSGLLVNAVTKSGGNQFTGSMYGYYRDSSWTRKQSFLGWYRQSQYGVTLGGPIIKNKVFFFINPEFQEQGNPATGPFMGGPFTVSQIPSGTDLSRFQGLLSPLGIKAGNGDARGNINPLKNLFARIDIHGLPFNSTLTLRENYGHAEQDVFSRGSTGLFALSDNGYTFKSDKSAWVAQLKSAFNNGAYNELYLGLTHIRDARVTFIPNTTPQVQARTTTAVSLVSGAERSSQANQLDQDVYEITENLVIPMGADHRVTIGTQNQWFKVRNLFGQNRYGFWQFNSLDSLAGTCATCGGSPVASSYQVGVPAAAGTDGAVRFHQRTHSFYLQDEWTPTNRLTVSYGLRADASFFDDAPPLNQSILDTLKRNTTQLPSGNWQVAPRIGFNWDVTGDGRNQLRGGWGIFTGQPAFVWMSNEYQNSGLSGYAQLTCNNTTNKPPVFSAGAVSSPPTACAGSGLTAAAGSEVDLASKDLKFPQSSRFTLGYDRDLGNGYVATFEGLYSMGLNQLFYQNIALSGPQGVDRYGRVMYGPAPLNQVRVGGTYNPTTATTSGGYSKTQVYEITNSSKDYSYQLTGGLTRRYADNFEASLFYTYTVARDVQSLTSSTTVSQYQFGKSYGNVAQNVMDLGHSIFETPHRIVFNSSYTFQPTGTDISLIYIGESGQRFHYTYGGSSSGDMNGDGIGNDNIYVPKNVRDSSEIIFVANGSVTIAQQQDALDSFIKNNHCLATQVGTIMKRNSCTEPFHHTVNLSVRQRVGKLIGGLWKGAEKTELNNLLIQWDVFNFANLLNRAWGSYPSSGFGSTNLLSYSSKEAGSMITKDGLGAGGLGARAKYTFSPTFFFASDQNAASSYRMQFSLKYTF from the coding sequence ATGGTCAAGTTTCGTTGGAACGCGCTGCTCGTCGCGCTCGTCGCAGTGGCGACGTTTGCGACTAGCGTGAGCGCACAGGTCACCACCGGCACGATCGCTGGTCGCGTGACTGATGCTACAGGGAATCCCGTTGATGCCGCCCAGGTTCAGGTCACCAACAAGGAGACTGGAATCGTGCGTGGCTCGGCAACGAGTCCCGACGGACGTTATGTCGTCCTCGGTCTCGAAGTCGGCGCCGGCTACGCGGTGACGGTGCGTCGCATCGGCTTTTCGCCGGTGACGCGCGGCGATCAGACGGTAACGGTTGGCCAGACGACGCGCGTGGATATTTCGCTCAAGGCGCAGGCTGCGCTCCTGACCGAAGTCAACGTGGTGGTGACGGCGGACGCCGTGATCACGCAGTCAAAGACCGGCGTCGGCACGACGATCACCGATTCGGCGATGCGTCGCCTTCCGACGCTGAACCGCAACTTCACGGACTTCGTGACGTTGACGCCGCAGGTTTCGAGCTCTGGCCCGGGTCTTTCGGGCGCCGGCGCCAACAACCGCTACAACAACATTCAGATCGACGGCTCGACCGAAAAGGATATGTTCGGTCTTGGGTCCACGGGTCAGCCTGGCGGTCAGGCTGGCGGTAAGTCGATCGGCATTGAGTCGGTCAAGCAGTATCAGGTGTTGCTCTCGCCGTACGATGTGCGCTACGGCAACTTCTCCGGCCTGCTCGTGAACGCCGTGACGAAGAGCGGTGGCAACCAGTTCACCGGCAGCATGTACGGCTACTATCGCGACTCGTCGTGGACGCGCAAGCAGTCGTTCCTCGGCTGGTATCGTCAGTCGCAGTACGGTGTGACGCTCGGCGGTCCGATCATCAAGAACAAGGTGTTCTTCTTTATCAACCCCGAGTTCCAGGAACAGGGCAACCCGGCAACGGGCCCGTTCATGGGCGGACCCTTCACGGTGTCGCAGATCCCGTCGGGCACCGATCTCTCGCGCTTCCAGGGGCTGCTCTCGCCGCTCGGCATCAAGGCTGGCAACGGCGACGCCCGCGGGAACATCAACCCGCTCAAGAACCTCTTCGCTCGTATCGACATCCACGGCCTGCCGTTCAACTCCACGCTTACGTTGCGTGAGAACTACGGCCACGCCGAACAGGACGTGTTCAGCCGCGGCTCGACGGGTCTCTTTGCCCTCAGCGACAACGGCTACACGTTCAAGTCCGACAAGAGCGCGTGGGTGGCACAGCTCAAGAGCGCGTTCAATAACGGCGCGTACAACGAACTCTACCTCGGCCTGACGCACATTCGCGATGCGCGCGTGACGTTCATTCCGAACACGACCCCGCAGGTGCAGGCCCGCACGACCACGGCGGTTTCCCTGGTGTCGGGCGCTGAGCGCTCGTCGCAGGCGAACCAGCTCGATCAGGACGTGTACGAAATCACGGAAAATCTCGTGATTCCGATGGGCGCCGATCACCGCGTCACGATCGGCACGCAGAACCAGTGGTTCAAGGTCCGCAACTTGTTTGGTCAGAACCGCTACGGCTTCTGGCAGTTCAACTCGCTCGACTCGCTCGCGGGCACCTGCGCCACCTGCGGCGGTTCGCCGGTCGCGTCGTCGTATCAGGTTGGTGTGCCGGCTGCGGCTGGCACCGACGGTGCGGTGCGCTTCCATCAGCGGACGCACAGCTTCTATCTGCAGGACGAATGGACGCCGACCAACCGCCTCACGGTGAGCTACGGTCTGCGCGCCGATGCGTCGTTCTTTGACGATGCGCCGCCGCTCAATCAGAGCATTCTCGACACGCTCAAGCGCAACACCACCCAGCTGCCGAGTGGCAACTGGCAGGTCGCGCCGCGTATCGGCTTCAACTGGGACGTGACGGGCGACGGTCGCAATCAGCTGCGCGGCGGCTGGGGCATCTTCACTGGCCAGCCGGCCTTTGTGTGGATGTCCAACGAGTACCAGAACTCCGGTCTCTCGGGCTACGCTCAGCTGACCTGCAACAACACCACGAACAAGCCGCCGGTGTTCAGCGCTGGTGCCGTGTCCTCGCCGCCGACGGCGTGCGCCGGCAGCGGCCTCACGGCCGCCGCGGGTTCGGAAGTCGACCTCGCGTCCAAGGATCTCAAGTTCCCGCAGAGCTCGCGCTTCACGCTCGGCTACGACCGTGACCTTGGTAACGGCTACGTGGCGACGTTCGAAGGGCTGTACTCGATGGGCTTGAATCAGCTCTTCTATCAGAACATCGCGTTGTCTGGTCCGCAGGGTGTGGATCGCTACGGCCGCGTGATGTACGGCCCGGCGCCGCTGAACCAGGTGCGCGTGGGCGGCACGTACAACCCGACCACCGCCACGACGAGCGGCGGGTACAGCAAGACGCAGGTGTATGAAATCACCAACTCGAGCAAGGATTACTCGTATCAGTTGACGGGCGGGCTCACGCGCCGCTACGCCGACAACTTCGAGGCCTCGCTGTTCTATACGTACACGGTCGCCCGTGACGTGCAGAGCCTTACGTCGTCCACGACCGTGTCGCAGTACCAGTTCGGCAAGTCGTACGGCAATGTGGCGCAGAACGTGATGGATCTTGGTCACTCCATCTTCGAAACGCCTCACCGTATTGTGTTCAACTCGTCGTACACGTTCCAGCCGACGGGCACGGACATCTCGCTCATCTACATCGGCGAGAGCGGCCAGCGCTTCCACTACACGTATGGTGGTTCGTCGAGCGGCGACATGAACGGCGACGGCATCGGCAACGACAACATCTATGTGCCGAAGAACGTGCGCGACTCCAGCGAAATCATCTTCGTGGCCAACGGGTCGGTCACCATTGCCCAGCAGCAGGATGCGCTCGACTCGTTCATCAAGAACAACCACTGCCTGGCCACTCAGGTGGGCACGATCATGAAGCGCAACAGCTGCACCGAACCGTTCCACCACACGGTCAACCTCTCGGTTCGCCAGCGCGTTGGCAAACTGATCGGTGGGCTGTGGAAGGGTGCAGAGAAGACGGAACTGAACAACCTCCTGATCCAGTGGGACGTGTTCAACTTCGCCAACTTGCTCAACCGCGCGTGGGGTTCCTACCCCTCGTCTGGCTTCGGCTCGACGAACCTGCTCTCGTATTCGTCGAAGGAAGCGGGCTCGATGATCACGAAGGACGGACTCGGTGCCGGCGGACTCGGTGCCCGGGCCAAGTACACCTTCAGCCCGACGTTCTTCTTCGCCAGCGATCAGAATGCGGCGTCCAGCTACCGCATGCAGTTCTCGCTGAAGTACACGTTCTAA
- a CDS encoding amino acid permease: MPTSPSETAPRAQLQRRLGIWSALAVVIGSTIGSGIFRLPAGIADKLPGPLPLIAVWVAGGIFAICGALTLAEVASALPYTGGVYVFCRDGWGRLAGFLFGWGQVVMIRAASLGAIAITFSEYLFRVLGYNPSADEHMWHVRWVAAVAIGLTGAFNYVGVRFASTVSNVTVAAKYGGLLFIIIAAFAIGLPMNGVSNFTPAVPSGSFTLPMFGLALVSTLWAFDGWADLSYNAGEVMNPGRNLPRALIGGTLAVIAIYLAANLAYMAVLPIETMRHSKLVAADVAQVVIGPAGVAFVSITVMLSTFGTLNTVLFTSPRVFFAMAEDGLFFKQVAKVHPKFETPYVAIALTAGLGMAFVLFWTFEQLANAFVTAFLPFYLLAVASIFRLRRKPSYSPTFRVPLYPFVPLLFIASVLYLLGNAVVQPDSRWSTLGVLGVVALGVPVYYLTVGKKAL, encoded by the coding sequence ATGCCCACGTCCCCCTCGGAAACCGCCCCCCGCGCGCAGCTGCAGCGCCGGCTGGGCATCTGGAGCGCGCTCGCCGTCGTTATTGGCTCGACCATCGGCTCGGGCATCTTTCGCTTGCCCGCCGGCATTGCCGACAAACTTCCCGGCCCGCTCCCGCTGATCGCGGTCTGGGTGGCGGGCGGCATTTTCGCCATTTGCGGAGCGCTGACGCTCGCCGAAGTGGCAAGCGCGCTGCCGTATACCGGTGGTGTGTACGTGTTTTGCCGCGATGGGTGGGGGCGGCTCGCCGGCTTTCTGTTTGGCTGGGGGCAGGTGGTGATGATCCGCGCGGCGTCGTTGGGCGCCATTGCCATCACGTTCTCTGAGTATCTCTTCCGCGTGCTCGGCTACAACCCCAGCGCTGACGAGCACATGTGGCATGTGCGGTGGGTGGCGGCGGTGGCCATTGGTCTCACGGGGGCGTTCAACTACGTCGGGGTGCGATTTGCCTCGACGGTGAGCAATGTCACGGTCGCGGCCAAGTATGGCGGGTTGCTATTCATCATCATTGCGGCGTTCGCCATTGGACTGCCCATGAATGGCGTGTCCAACTTCACCCCCGCCGTGCCGAGCGGGAGTTTTACGCTGCCGATGTTTGGGCTGGCGCTGGTCTCTACGCTCTGGGCGTTCGACGGCTGGGCCGATTTGAGCTATAACGCCGGCGAAGTGATGAACCCTGGCCGCAATCTGCCGCGGGCGCTGATTGGTGGAACGCTGGCCGTGATTGCGATTTATCTGGCGGCGAACCTCGCCTACATGGCGGTGCTCCCGATTGAAACGATGCGGCACTCCAAACTCGTCGCCGCCGATGTGGCCCAAGTGGTGATTGGCCCGGCCGGTGTGGCGTTTGTGTCCATTACGGTGATGCTCTCGACCTTCGGCACGCTCAATACCGTGCTCTTTACGAGTCCGCGGGTCTTTTTTGCGATGGCCGAGGACGGGCTGTTTTTCAAGCAAGTGGCCAAGGTGCACCCCAAGTTCGAGACGCCGTATGTGGCCATCGCGCTCACGGCGGGACTCGGCATGGCCTTCGTCCTGTTTTGGACCTTTGAGCAGCTGGCGAACGCTTTTGTGACCGCCTTTCTGCCGTTTTATCTGTTGGCGGTGGCGTCGATCTTCCGTCTTAGGCGGAAACCCAGTTACTCCCCCACATTCCGGGTGCCGCTCTACCCGTTTGTGCCGCTGCTGTTCATTGCCTCGGTGCTCTATTTGCTGGGGAATGCCGTGGTCCAGCCCGATAGCCGGTGGAGCACTCTTGGGGTGCTTGGCGTGGTCGCTTTGGGGGTGCCCGTGTACTACCTAACGGTTGGGAAAAAGGCGTTGTGA
- a CDS encoding heme o synthase encodes MTGKPLAPLPPLPPLPPLPPPADRSFSADLLSLTKPRIISLLLVTTVAPMYVAGSPSWLTVLIVTVGGYLMAGGANAVNMYFDSDIDDVMVRTRLRPIPSGRMSPRAVMAFGVAIATGATWLLAHFVNVLTAALALAGFYFYVFIYTRWLKRSSPQNIVIGGAAGAFPPLVGWAAVTGRLDLTAAYLFLIVFYWTPPHFWALALNKQRDYGNAGVPMAPLVWGEQQTIVQMLWYSVLLVALTVLPVCFGAFGMVYLVSALILGALFMKGALHVYAERVTGNWVRASWWLYKYSLLYLALLFLAMAVDRHL; translated from the coding sequence ATGACCGGCAAACCGCTCGCACCGCTCCCGCCGCTCCCACCGCTCCCACCGCTCCCGCCGCCGGCCGACCGCTCTTTTAGCGCCGACCTGCTGTCGCTCACCAAGCCGCGCATCATCTCGCTGTTGCTGGTCACGACCGTCGCCCCGATGTACGTCGCGGGCTCTCCGAGTTGGCTGACCGTGCTCATCGTGACCGTGGGTGGCTACTTGATGGCCGGCGGGGCGAACGCCGTGAACATGTATTTTGACAGCGACATTGACGACGTGATGGTGCGCACCCGTCTCCGTCCGATTCCCAGCGGCCGCATGTCGCCGCGTGCGGTGATGGCGTTTGGCGTGGCCATCGCCACGGGCGCCACTTGGTTGCTCGCGCACTTTGTGAACGTGCTCACCGCGGCACTCGCGCTGGCGGGCTTCTATTTCTACGTCTTTATCTACACGCGCTGGCTCAAACGCAGTTCGCCCCAGAACATCGTCATTGGCGGCGCCGCAGGGGCCTTCCCGCCCCTCGTTGGATGGGCCGCCGTCACCGGACGCCTCGACCTCACCGCCGCCTATCTCTTTTTGATTGTGTTCTATTGGACGCCGCCGCATTTCTGGGCACTCGCGCTCAATAAACAGCGCGATTACGGCAATGCAGGCGTGCCGATGGCGCCGCTCGTGTGGGGCGAGCAACAGACCATCGTGCAGATGCTCTGGTACTCCGTGCTTCTGGTGGCGCTCACGGTGCTGCCGGTGTGCTTCGGCGCGTTCGGTATGGTCTACCTCGTGAGCGCACTCATCTTGGGCGCACTCTTTATGAAGGGCGCGCTTCACGTGTACGCGGAGCGGGTCACGGGGAACTGGGTGCGCGCGAGCTGGTGGCTCTACAAATACTCGCTGCTCTACCTCGCGTTGCTGTTCCTCGCGATGGCCGTGGATCGCCACCTGTAA
- a CDS encoding amino acid permease, with translation MSSLRRELGLFSASLLVVGGIIGSGIFFTPAETARALPSGAWVLGIWTLGGVVALAGALTYAELGAMMPEAGGAYVYVREAFGKLPAFLLGWMTLLLIASGAIAAVAMGFAGYLERFVPLEAVGGRLGVAAITITLLTITNYLGVKPGTVTANVFTISKIFALATLIIVGAVVVTGAPTPIAQPPAAPPLASGLAAAFVAVLFTIGGWQQTNMVAGEIRDPARTLPRALTIGILLVIAIYLGANLVYLKALGRDGVAASQAVAADAAQRFVGARGATAITIAAMLSIFGFVNVALLTNARVLYALGRDGAFLASAAKVHPRFGSPHVALMLLGGWSLVLLFATRGQIGTLLSGVVFADWIFFGLGAASVFVLRRTRPELARPYRVLGYPWMPAFFVACAAVGIVSAYVSALAMSLVGTAMLGVGVLVYRWRSTAIARNSNAR, from the coding sequence ATGAGCTCGTTGCGCAGGGAGTTGGGGCTCTTCTCGGCGTCGCTGCTCGTGGTGGGCGGCATCATTGGCAGCGGCATATTCTTCACCCCTGCTGAAACCGCGCGGGCACTCCCCTCAGGTGCGTGGGTGCTGGGCATCTGGACGCTCGGTGGTGTGGTGGCGCTCGCGGGTGCGCTCACCTACGCCGAACTCGGCGCAATGATGCCCGAAGCGGGCGGAGCATACGTGTACGTGCGCGAGGCGTTCGGGAAACTCCCGGCGTTTCTGCTCGGCTGGATGACACTGTTGCTGATCGCGAGCGGTGCCATCGCTGCCGTCGCGATGGGCTTTGCCGGCTATCTCGAGCGCTTCGTACCACTCGAGGCCGTTGGTGGACGCCTTGGTGTGGCGGCGATCACGATCACGCTCCTCACAATCACGAACTATCTAGGCGTGAAGCCTGGCACGGTCACGGCGAACGTCTTTACGATTTCAAAAATCTTCGCGCTCGCCACGCTGATTATTGTGGGTGCCGTTGTGGTGACGGGAGCGCCGACGCCTATTGCTCAGCCGCCAGCAGCGCCACCGCTCGCGAGTGGGCTTGCTGCGGCATTTGTGGCGGTGCTGTTCACCATTGGCGGCTGGCAGCAAACGAACATGGTGGCGGGCGAGATTCGCGACCCCGCCCGTACGCTGCCGCGCGCGCTCACGATTGGTATTCTGCTCGTCATTGCGATCTACCTCGGCGCGAATCTCGTGTATCTCAAGGCGCTTGGGCGCGACGGCGTGGCGGCGAGCCAAGCGGTGGCCGCCGATGCGGCGCAGCGATTTGTGGGCGCGCGCGGGGCCACGGCCATCACGATCGCCGCCATGCTCTCGATTTTCGGCTTTGTGAATGTGGCGTTGCTCACCAACGCGCGCGTGCTCTATGCGTTGGGCCGAGATGGCGCGTTCCTCGCGTCGGCCGCGAAGGTGCATCCGCGCTTTGGCTCACCGCATGTGGCGCTGATGTTGCTTGGCGGTTGGAGTCTTGTGCTGCTGTTTGCGACGCGCGGTCAGATTGGCACGCTGCTCTCAGGCGTGGTCTTTGCCGACTGGATCTTCTTTGGTCTCGGCGCGGCGAGCGTGTTCGTGTTGCGACGCACGCGGCCCGAGCTCGCTCGGCCGTACCGCGTGCTCGGCTATCCGTGGATGCCCGCGTTTTTTGTGGCGTGCGCGGCGGTGGGCATTGTGAGCGCGTACGTCTCAGCGCTCGCGATGTCGCTGGTGGGAACGGCGATGCTCGGGGTGGGCGTGCTCGTTTACAGGTGGCGATCCACGGCCATCGCGAGGAACAGCAACGCGAGGTAG
- a CDS encoding M24 family metallopeptidase codes for MLTPDTLADIQSAVADAGADGWLLYDFRGCNPIAQSFMRLTGMVSRRVFLWVPVHGTPVAITHAIEQLQWSHWPAAWERRVYASWRTFESDLASLVAGKRVLMEYSPGDAVPVVDRVPAGVLEMVRAAGADVLTSADLVSRFFAVWTPPQLAAHLRASELIASFAHEAFARAGAAARAGAPLHEHDLMFWLREQFAAHGLSTDHGPNVSAGANAANPHYEPSAAAPRALVMGDTILIDLWAMEPNCPYADQTWMGCIGEPSARLLDVWTAVRDARVAAETLVRDRIAAGAPIRGADADDAARAVIERAGFGPYFTHRTGHSIDARAIHGSGPNLDNLETRETRLLIPGVGFSIEPGVYIPGEIGVRSEVNGYIGEDGLLITPQVTQHDLIVV; via the coding sequence GTGCTCACTCCCGACACACTCGCTGACATTCAGAGCGCGGTGGCCGACGCCGGCGCGGACGGCTGGTTGCTCTACGATTTTCGCGGGTGCAACCCCATCGCGCAGTCGTTCATGCGGCTCACGGGGATGGTGTCGCGCCGCGTCTTTCTCTGGGTACCGGTGCATGGCACGCCGGTGGCGATCACGCACGCGATTGAGCAGTTGCAATGGTCGCATTGGCCCGCCGCGTGGGAGCGCCGCGTGTACGCCTCGTGGCGCACCTTCGAAAGCGATCTTGCGTCGCTCGTGGCGGGGAAGCGCGTGCTGATGGAGTACTCACCGGGCGATGCCGTGCCGGTCGTGGATCGTGTGCCGGCTGGCGTGTTGGAAATGGTGCGCGCCGCCGGCGCCGATGTGCTCACCTCGGCGGATCTCGTTTCGCGCTTTTTTGCGGTGTGGACGCCGCCGCAGCTCGCCGCGCACCTGCGTGCGTCCGAGTTGATTGCAAGCTTCGCGCACGAGGCCTTTGCTCGCGCCGGTGCGGCCGCGCGTGCCGGCGCGCCGCTGCACGAACACGATCTCATGTTCTGGTTGCGCGAACAATTCGCAGCGCATGGCTTGTCCACCGACCACGGCCCCAATGTGTCGGCGGGGGCGAATGCGGCCAATCCGCACTACGAACCCTCGGCCGCCGCGCCGCGCGCCCTCGTGATGGGCGACACCATTCTCATTGACCTCTGGGCGATGGAGCCCAACTGCCCGTACGCCGATCAAACGTGGATGGGCTGCATTGGGGAGCCCTCGGCGCGGTTACTCGACGTATGGACCGCCGTTCGCGACGCGCGCGTGGCCGCCGAAACGCTCGTGCGCGATCGCATTGCCGCCGGCGCCCCCATTCGCGGCGCCGATGCCGACGATGCGGCGCGCGCGGTTATTGAACGCGCGGGCTTTGGTCCGTACTTCACGCATCGCACCGGACACTCCATCGACGCGCGCGCCATTCATGGCTCGGGGCCAAACCTCGACAATCTCGAAACGCGCGAAACGCGACTGCTCATTCCGGGCGTCGGCTTTTCCATTGAGCCAGGTGTCTACATTCCCGGCGAGATCGGCGTGCGCAGCGAGGTCAACGGCTACATCGGTGAGGATGGCCTGCTCATCACGCCGCAGGTGACGCAGCACGATTTGATCGTCGTCTGA